CGCCCGCTGGCTGAGCGCCAACTGGCGCATCGCCGTGGTGGTGCTGGCGATCATTGCCGCAGCGATCACCCCCACGGTTGACCCGATCAATATGCTGCTGGTGTGGGCGCCGCTGGTAGCCCTTTACTTCCTTAGCGTAGCGACCGCCTTGCTGGCCCAACACCAGCGTGTGCGCCGCCGGAGCCAAGACCTATGAGACGTGCCCTATCTCTAGCCCTGCTGGGCCTGCTACTGGCAAGTTGCCAACCCGCCCGCCCTGCCATTACGGATGTGCAAAATCCGCCGCTGGTCAGCGTGATCCTCAACGTGCTCACCCCGCCGGGCACTCCCGCCAACGAGCCCGTGCAGCTTGATGTTGTCGATCTGCTTACCGGGCTGAGCTTCAACCGCCAGGCGGTCAACATGCAGCGCAGCGGTGAGGGCAGCTATGCCACCACGCTCAGCGTGCCCGCCGGCAGCTTGCTCACCTATCGCTACAGCCGGGTGAGCGCCGCCGCGGCCGTGGATGAAGTCAGTGCCACTGGCGAGCCGATCGCCTACCGCAGCTTCCTGGTCAGCGGCGCTGGCCATGTGGTGCATGATCTCATCGCCGCCTGGGCCGACGCGCCAGCCAGCACCCTGCCGGTTGGCCAGGTAGCCGGGCGCATCACCGCCGCCGATAGCGGCCAGCCGCTCGACGGCATCGCCGTGCGCGCCGCCGGCCTGGCTACGATCAGCGATGCGGAAGGACGCTTTTATTTTGACGGCCTGCCACAAGGCTTGCACAACATGGTGCTCACTGACCCCGAGGGGCGCTACCAGAGCTTCCAGCAAGGCGCCCTGGTAGCGGCGGGCTCACAAACGCCGGCGGAACTGCAATTGCAGCCGGCGGTGCTGGCCAATGTAACCTTCATCCTGGTGCCCAGCGCCAACAGCCCGGCGGGCGTACCTGTTTTCCTGCTGGGCAACCTCACCGCGCTGAGCCACGGCATGGTGCTCACTGCTCACGATGGTGGCTATTCGCTGACCCTGCAACTGCCTAGCGGTATTGACCTGCGCTACAAGTACAGCCTGGGGGATGGCTTCTGGAACGCCGAGCACTATGCCGAGGGCGGCTTCGTGCAGCGCCAACTGATCATTCCGGCCGGCACCCAGCAACTCACCGTGCGTGACAACCTGCAAGGCTGGACGGCGGGCAGCAGCGCACCGTTGTGGTTCGATCTGAGCGCCCCGGCGGATAGTGGTGCGGTGTATTTGCAATTCAAGCTGCTCGATTGGGCCACCCCGCTGCCGATGTGGGATCTGGGGGGCGGGCGCTATACCTATGTGTTGTACAGCCCCACCAACTTTGGCGAAGGGCTGGAGTATCGCTACTGCCGCGATGCCGCCTGCAGCCAGCTGGAAGCTGACGCCCCTGTACGTCAGGTGAATGGCAATCAACGTGAGATGCAACAGATCCAAGACAATCTGTCCGCCTGGCAGTGACAAACAACACTCACATAGCGTTTAAGAAATCAAATATAAAGCTTATAGGCCGTACGCTATAATGCGGGCTGAGCAGCGAAAAATGACTGACGATTTTGCAAACGACCATGTCAACGGGGAAGCCGCTGCATCGTCCAAGGGGCTGATGATCGGCCTGGGCGTGCTGGCGGTGCTGTTCATCGGCGCGCTGGTTGCCGGTGTCTACTTCCTGCTGCAGCCCGGCGCCCCCACCGAGACGGTGCGCGACATCGTGATCATCCTGGTGGCGTTTGAGTTCATGCTCGTGGGCCTGGCCTTGGTCATCCTGCTGTTCCAACTGGCCCAGCTGATCAACTTGTTGCAAAACGAGTTGCGCCCCATTATTGACTCCGCCAGCGATGCGGCGCACACCCTGCGGGGCACGGCGCGCTTCCTGAGCGATCATTTGGTGGAGCCTGTAGTGAAAGTGAATGCGAGCCTGGCGGCTGCTCGCAAAGCGCTGGATATGCTGAACTTTAGCCGTCGTAAGTAACCTGGGAAATCAAAAGGAGATAACTATGTCTGACCGAAGTAGTAGTGAATTCAGCGGCTTTCTGTCTGGCTTGCTGGTAGGTGGTTTGGTCGGTGCGGCAGTGGCTTTGCTCACCGCCCCCCACTCCGGCGAGGAGACCCGCCGCATCATCCGTGACCGCAGCATTGAGCTGCGCGATCAGGCCAGCGACAGCCTCGAAGAAGCCGCCGCTGAGGCGCGCGCCCGCGCCGATGAGCTGACCAAGATGGCCAAGCAGCGTGCCGAGGAAGTATCCAAGTACGCCAAGGACCAAACGGCCGGCCTGCGCAAGAGCGCCGAAGACTTGAAGGCGCGTGGCGAAGCCGCCATCGAAGCGGCCAAGAAGTCGCCCAAGTAGGCTCCCACCTGTATCTTCAAAAAAAAGAGACCCGCGATGCGGGTCTCTTTTTTTATCGCTCAGCCCATAGTGGGAGTGCATCCAACAGGTCACCGGCCAGCACGGCCGCGGCCCCGCGCACCCGGGCCACATTCAGGGCAGCCTGCCCGTGCAGCCACACCGCCGCGCAGGCCGCCTCAAAGGCGGGTGCACCTTGGGCGCGTAAGCCGGCCAGCAGGCCAGCCAGCACATCGCCCGTGCCTGCGCGCGCCAGCGCCGGGGTAGCCAGGGGCAGCACCGCCGTGCGGCCATCCGGAGCGGCCACCACGGTGAAGGCGCCTTTGAGCACCACCACTTGCTGCCAAGCCTGCGCGAATTCCTCGGCGGTGGCGATGCGCGCCCGCTGGATCTCTTCTACGCTGCGGCCGGTGAGCGCCGCCATCTCGCCCGGGTGCGGCGTTAACACCGCATCCAGGGCAAAACGCCGGAACCAATCTTTATAGGCGGCCATCAGCTTCAGCCCGTCTGCATCCACCACCAGCGGCGGCAGTTTCTCTTTAAGCAGCTTGCCCACGAATTCGCCCGTGGCTTCGGTGAGGCCCAGCCCCGGCCCCAGCAGCAGCGCGCTGGCTTGCGGCAGAGCGGCTTTGAGTGGCTTGAGCGCACTGGCCGCCAGCCAGCCTTCCAGCGCCGGCAGCGGCAGCCAGATCGCCTCGGGCAAATGGCCCCCCAGCAGAGGCTGCAAAGGTTTAGGCAGCGCCAGCTCCACCAGGCCGGCACCGCTGCGATAGCCAGCACGCCCGGCCAGCAACGCCGCGCCAGGGTACTGCAACGAGCCGGCTACGACGAGCAGGCGGCCGAAGCTGCCTTTGTGCGCCCCTAGCGGGCGCGGCGGCAGGTAGCCGCGCACCATCTCACTATCGATGGTCTGGCGTTTGATCTCTGCCCACGGGCGCACACGGTTGGTGATGCCAATATCGGCCACCTGCAGCTCCCCCAGGTAACCAAACGCGGGAAGGGTCAGCATGCCATATTTGACCGCCGCCATACACACGGTCAGATCGGCGGGCAGCGCCTGCGGCGCCACCTCGCCAGTATCGCAATCCATGCCCGAGGGGCAATCCACTGCGACGACGTAGGGCCTGCGCGGGCTGAGTTCAAAATTGGCTTTGAGCGCGGCCATTACGCGTGCCAGCGGCTCGCGTACCGGCGTGCGCACGCCGGTACCGAGGATGCCATCCAGCACGCAGGCAAAACTGCGCAGCCAGTCGGCATGCGCATCCAGCGTTTCGTGATTGTCATAATCCAGGCTGCGGATCGCGGCGCCAGCCTTGCGGGCGCGCTTGACATGCTCATCATGGCTGAAGCGCTTGCCGATCAGCAAGGCGCCGGTTTTCCAGCCCAGCGTGGCCAAATGCGCCAGGGCCACCAGCGCATCGCCGCCATTGTTTCCACCGCCCACCAGCGCCACCACGCTGCGCTCGCCCCCTCGTTCTCCCTGCTGGCTATGCGCAAGCAAGGCGTTGGCTAGCGCTTTGCCGGCATTCTCCATCATTTGCGCATAGCTTAACCCGAGTCCATCGGCGGCCTGCTCGATGGCGCGCATTTCGGCCACACTGACAAGTTTTGACATACGTGCTGAGGACTCCCCTGTGAGAATTGGTGGCACGCTATGCCGCCCGGCTGGGCTGCTGGAAAAGCAGCCAGCCGAACAAAATGGCGAACAGCGCATACAGCCCGCCGGCCACCCACAGCGCCGTGCCGGCCGCTGCGGAAAGCTGCTTGAGGATCGCCAGCGCGGCGATCACAAAATGGCTGACGTTGGCCACCAACAGTGGGCGGTTGTAGATGCCGCCGATGATGCCATCTCTAAGCATCCAATTCAGCATGGCGAAGCCAAAATACAGGCTGCCGACAATTTGCGCCAGCAGCAGGCTGGCGGCCTCGGCCGGGATGCGCAGGGCGCCCAAACCGAGTTCGGGCGCGAAGGTGAGCACAATGCCCGCCAGCCCCAGAACACACGCGCTGGCGGTCAGGATCGTCTTGCTGTTCATTGGATTACTTCCTTTTGGCTTCCAAGCTGGCGATGATCTTCTCTATGCGGCGCTGGCGCGTCTCGGCTGCTTTGGCGGATTCGACCTGGCGCACAAATTCTTTCTTGGCCGAGGGTGCGCTAGCCTCAAAGGCGGCCAGCACGCCGGCGCGCTTGAGCGCCGCGGCCAGATCCGTTGGCAGCTCCACGGTGCGCGGCGCCGTATCCAGCACCAGCGTCACCGCCACCCGATCGCCGCCCTTAAGGCCGCTGGCGGCGCGATGGGCCGCGCTGAACGGGATCAGGCTCTGGCCACCCATGGCGCCTACGCTGCTGGCGTAACTGTACTCTCCCACGGTTACTTTGACGGGCGGCCGCTTGCCCGCCCCGAGCGCCTCAAGCACCTCAGGCGGCACTGGGATGCCCGTGTTGTTACCACTTTGCCAGATCGTGGTGGTGTATTTGGTCATTGCGCTTGCAAGCCATAGCGCTTGGCAGCGCGTTCACGCGCCCGCTGGGCGATCACATCGCGATCACGCGGCGGGGCGGAAGTTTCCAGGCTGCCCAGCAACTTATGGGTCGCCGCGGCCACTTCTTCCACCGCCAGCGCAAACGCGGCAGCATTCACCTTCGAAGGCTTGGTGAAGCCAGATACTTTGCGCACAAACTGCAACGCGGCAGCCTGCACTTCATCTTGCGTGGTGGGTGGTTCAAAGTTATAGAGCACTCGGATATTGCGGCACATACGACCCTCCGGTTTTGGCTAAGTATAGCGGATGGCCATACGCAGATACGAAAAGGAGTTTCTGCTCAGTATCGAACAGAAACTCCTCAAGTCTCGCCGCCAGGCGAGGCGAGTGCGCTGGGTGGGAATCGAACCCACACGCCTTGCGGCACATGGCCCTCAACCATGCCTGTCTACCAGTTCCAGCACCAGCGCAAGACGCAGTATTATAATGCGCTCACCCTGCCCGTCAAGCGGGGTCCTTCATCTGGGCCTTAGCGCTCATTACCCATTTATTCTTCGAGGAGACGTATGCGCATTGTTTTAGATGCCATGGGCAGCGATAACCACCCTGCCCCTGAAGTAGAGGCCGCGGTGGAGTATGCCCGCCAATACAGCGAACCGCTATACCTGGTGGGCGACGCGCCACGCCTGAAGACCCTGCTCGGCTCGCGCACGGCCGGCATTGAGCTGGTGCATGCCCCGGATGTATTCGAGATGACCGACCACATCTCGCCTGGTTCGCTGCGCAAGATGCAGAACAGCATGGGCGTGGGGATGGATCTGATCAAGGAAGGCAAGGCAGATGCGTTCGTCTCGGCCGGCAACACCGGCGGCCAGATGGCGATTGCCCTGGCGCGCCTGGGCCGCCTGCGCGGCGTCAAGCGCCCCGCGCTCACCGTGTTCTTCCCGGTGGCGGGCGGGCGCTGCGCCGTACTCGATATCGGCGCCAATGCGGAATGCAAGCCCGAATACCTGCTGCAATTTGGCCTGCTCGGTTCAGTGTATGTGGAGAAGATGCTGGGCGTGAAGAACCCACGCATCGGCCTGCTCTCCAATGGCGAAGAGGCGGGCAAGGGCAACGAACTGGTCAAGGCCACCTACCCGCTGCTGCAAAACAGCGGCTTGAACTTCGTAGGCAACGTAGAAGGCAAGGAGCTCTTCGGCGGCGAGGCCGATGTGGTGGTGACGGATGGCTTTACTGGCAATGTAGTGATGAAATCGGCTGAAGCCATCGCCAAGCTGATCACCGACCGGTTGCGCGAGCAGATCAGCAGCTCGCCGATCACCACGCTGGGCGGTCTGCTGGCGCGCCCGGCCTTTCGCGGTCTGCGCAAGGAGCTGGACCCGGCCGAAGTGGGTGCGGCGCCGATGCTGGGCATCAACGGCCTGGTGTTCGTGGCCCACGGGCGCTCCGATTCACGCGCCCTGCTCAGCGCGCTGCGCCTGGCACGCCACTCGGTTGAGGTCAACCTGCTGGCCTCGCTGGCCGAGACCATCGAACACGGCCTGGCACAGCTCACTTCGTTCGAAACCTCTCAGGAGTAATTGGATGCGCCTGATCACCAACGAAAGCCTCTACAAGCGCAATACCCGCGTGGCCCTGGTGGCCAACCTCACCGGCATGTTCATGCTGGTGATCTCGGTCTATGTGCTTTTTCGCCAGAATCAGGATTTTGGGCTGTATTTGTTGTTCCTGACCGGTGGCATGATCTTTACCCAGGTGGGCACATACTTCAACCGCTGGAATAAGCGCCCGGACCGCCAGCTCTATCAGGCGCTCAAATCGCTGGATGATAGCTACAGCCTGTACAACTACACCAGCCCGGCCTCGCACCTGCTGGTTGGCCCCAGCGGCCTGTGGATCTTGCTACCACGCCAGACCACGGGCACGATCACCTATGATGCCAAGCGCCGGCGCTGGAAGGCCAGTGGCGTGCCGCTGCTCAAGCGCCTGACGCAAGAGGGCATCGGCAACCCGGTGGCCGAAGCCACCGCCGAGGCAGAGGCGCTTGACCGCTGGCTCTCCAAGCACCTCAAGGAGGAGAGCGTGCCGGTATCGGCGGCATTGGTATTTTTAGACCCGGCCAGCGATGTGCAGGTCGGCACAGCTGCCATTCCCACGGTTTCGAGCAAGAAACTGAAGCCATTGGTGATCAAGGCGCCCAAAGGCGCCAGTATGGGCGCGGCGCGCGCCAAGCAGCTTAGTTTTCTATTCGAAAATGCCAAGCAGAAGGCCCGTTAATCGGCTGGCAGCAACGGCCGCAAGCTGTTAGAGTCGGTCTATCCTTTTTTCATAATCCCTAAGGAGGAATTATGGCAACAACCAAGAAAGCAGTAAGCAAGAGCAAGCGCACCACCAAGAGCACCGCCGCAGCCAGCAACGGCAGCGACATGGCCATGATCGGCCGCTACACCTTTTTGGCTGGCGTAGTGGTTTCGATCATCGCCGGCATTCTGTTCGTGCTGCCTGGCGTCAACATCCAGAGCGTGCAGATGCCGATCGCTTACATCATCATCGTGTTGGCGTTGGTGGGTGGCTGGCTGCACATCGGCAAGGATTCGCAGAAGGGCTTCCTCATCATCGCCCTGGCGCTCTCCTTCTTTGCTGACCGCCTGAACTTCGTGCCCGTCGTCGGCCCGTACATCACCTCCGCCCTGGGCCTGCTGGGCCTGTTTGTTTCCATTGCGGCCCTGGCCATCGTGGCCCGCACCGTGATCGGCTGGTTCCGCTCCTAATCCATTGCAGCTCTTATTTTTAAAGTCAAAAACGCCCGGCAAGCCGGGCGTTTTTGATTGGGTTGGACAATTAACTATAACACGGATCCGAACCTTGCGTTGTCTCCAACAGCGCGGCCGCAGTGGCCGCACATCCACGCCCAAGTGAAAGGATACCTATGGATCGTAGTGAAATGGCTCGTTGGGCCTTCATCGCCGGACTTGTGTTGGCTGTCATTCTCGCCCTGGTCACGCCCATCCACTCCGCCTTTGTGTGGCTCATGATCTTGCTCGGCTTGTTTGCCGGCTACACCTTCATCACCGAGGATATGGAGCACCACTTCTTCCTGGTGGCGGTTGGTCTGGTGTTCTTCAGCCAGACGCTCTCCGAATTGCCCACCATCGGGGAGCCGCTCACCGCCCTGCTCACCAGCATCTCCACCTTTTTTGGGGTGATGATCGTGGCTCTGGTGGTGCGCAACATCATCGCCTGGATCTCGGCCAGCCCACGCGGCAGCAAGCGCGTCTAGGCTGCACGCATACACAAAAAAGACCTCGCAAATTGCGAGGTCTTTTTTTGTTTCCGTGCGGAAAGCGTGAGGCTAAAACAGCCCCCAGCGGCCCCAGGCCACCAGTGCGGCGAGGAGCAACAGCACCACATTGATGCCGATGT
The DNA window shown above is from Anaerolineales bacterium and carries:
- the plsX gene encoding phosphate acyltransferase PlsX, with amino-acid sequence MRIVLDAMGSDNHPAPEVEAAVEYARQYSEPLYLVGDAPRLKTLLGSRTAGIELVHAPDVFEMTDHISPGSLRKMQNSMGVGMDLIKEGKADAFVSAGNTGGQMAIALARLGRLRGVKRPALTVFFPVAGGRCAVLDIGANAECKPEYLLQFGLLGSVYVEKMLGVKNPRIGLLSNGEEAGKGNELVKATYPLLQNSGLNFVGNVEGKELFGGEADVVVTDGFTGNVVMKSAEAIAKLITDRLREQISSSPITTLGGLLARPAFRGLRKELDPAEVGAAPMLGINGLVFVAHGRSDSRALLSALRLARHSVEVNLLASLAETIEHGLAQLTSFETSQE
- a CDS encoding NAD(P)H-hydrate dehydratase, which translates into the protein MSKLVSVAEMRAIEQAADGLGLSYAQMMENAGKALANALLAHSQQGERGGERSVVALVGGGNNGGDALVALAHLATLGWKTGALLIGKRFSHDEHVKRARKAGAAIRSLDYDNHETLDAHADWLRSFACVLDGILGTGVRTPVREPLARVMAALKANFELSPRRPYVVAVDCPSGMDCDTGEVAPQALPADLTVCMAAVKYGMLTLPAFGYLGELQVADIGITNRVRPWAEIKRQTIDSEMVRGYLPPRPLGAHKGSFGRLLVVAGSLQYPGAALLAGRAGYRSGAGLVELALPKPLQPLLGGHLPEAIWLPLPALEGWLAASALKPLKAALPQASALLLGPGLGLTEATGEFVGKLLKEKLPPLVVDADGLKLMAAYKDWFRRFALDAVLTPHPGEMAALTGRSVEEIQRARIATAEEFAQAWQQVVVLKGAFTVVAAPDGRTAVLPLATPALARAGTGDVLAGLLAGLRAQGAPAFEAACAAVWLHGQAALNVARVRGAAAVLAGDLLDALPLWAER
- a CDS encoding DUF1905 domain-containing protein, with product MTKYTTTIWQSGNNTGIPVPPEVLEALGAGKRPPVKVTVGEYSYASSVGAMGGQSLIPFSAAHRAASGLKGGDRVAVTLVLDTAPRTVELPTDLAAALKRAGVLAAFEASAPSAKKEFVRQVESAKAAETRQRRIEKIIASLEAKRK
- a CDS encoding NERD domain-containing protein; the protein is MRLITNESLYKRNTRVALVANLTGMFMLVISVYVLFRQNQDFGLYLLFLTGGMIFTQVGTYFNRWNKRPDRQLYQALKSLDDSYSLYNYTSPASHLLVGPSGLWILLPRQTTGTITYDAKRRRWKASGVPLLKRLTQEGIGNPVAEATAEAEALDRWLSKHLKEESVPVSAALVFLDPASDVQVGTAAIPTVSSKKLKPLVIKAPKGASMGAARAKQLSFLFENAKQKAR
- a CDS encoding YtxH domain-containing protein, with product MSDRSSSEFSGFLSGLLVGGLVGAAVALLTAPHSGEETRRIIRDRSIELRDQASDSLEEAAAEARARADELTKMAKQRAEEVSKYAKDQTAGLRKSAEDLKARGEAAIEAAKKSPK
- a CDS encoding DUF2277 domain-containing protein; the protein is MCRNIRVLYNFEPPTTQDEVQAAALQFVRKVSGFTKPSKVNAAAFALAVEEVAAATHKLLGSLETSAPPRDRDVIAQRARERAAKRYGLQAQ